The DNA region CGAGATTGTGTCGGGCAACTGCCGTTTCGTGGAGTGCAATTTTCGCGGGGCGTCTTTAAACGGCTCCATTCATAAAGAATCCGCTTTTGTGAACTGCAACTTTCACGGCGCCGATCTGTTTGTTGCCAAATTCGACACATGCAAAATGACCGGTTCGGATTTTTCCGGCTGCCATATGGATGGGATTACGATTCTGCAAGGTGATTGGTCCTATACAAATTTACGGCATGCCCGTCTGGTAAAACAGGACTTGCGTGGGGTTAAATTTTACGAAGCGGACTTGTCCGGAGCCAACCTGGAGAAAGCCGATTTAAGAGATTGCGATCTGACCATGGCCGTGCTTGCCAAAGCAAAACTGCAGGGTGCCGACATCCGGGGAGCCAACATGGAAGGCGTGGATTTCAAGACCTTTGATGTTACCGGGTTAAAAATGGACAGGGAACAGTCCGTTTTGTTTTCGCTTTGTTACGGAGCCAAGATAGGTTAAACTGGGGCAGCTAAAATTCCCCCGGGCGGCAAGGCCGCTGGGGGTACAAGATTAACGGTGCGCTCGATTTTCTATACGCTTCGGGAATGCCAGCCGCCTACGGACGTTGGACCGGATATAGTAATCCCCATCGTTCTTATGCTGCCGCAGCAACCGTTCATAGACCTCCAGCAAGCGGGGATCGTTTCCCCCGCCGAGCGCTTGCAACGCGGTGTGTTGCACCCGGATTTCCGGGTCATCCAGCGCCTTCGCAAAATCCGCTATATGGGCGGCCTTCATTTTGGGGCTGGACCTCCCGGCCTGATAAACGGCCTGAACGCGAAAGTCTTGATGGGAATGCGTGAAAAAAGGCAGCAGCGGCAGCATTTCCACGCCGGCATCGTCCAACATGTACGCCATAAAGCGGAACGCCTCCGGATTCGTTTCACGGGGCAGCAAATGGACGATCTCCGCGGTGAAGCTCCGCGCCCTTCCGGCATGAACCATTTTATGAATTGC from Paenibacillus macerans includes:
- a CDS encoding pentapeptide repeat-containing protein encodes the protein MFQYSNQTYEGVNFGTQDLKYGELIGCTFNRCSFSNGSLDEIVSGNCRFVECNFRGASLNGSIHKESAFVNCNFHGADLFVAKFDTCKMTGSDFSGCHMDGITILQGDWSYTNLRHARLVKQDLRGVKFYEADLSGANLEKADLRDCDLTMAVLAKAKLQGADIRGANMEGVDFKTFDVTGLKMDREQSVLFSLCYGAKIG